The DNA segment AAAGCGATTGCAACTGGTTTCATTGATGTTATTGCTCCAAATTTAGTGAAAgcagtttatttgtttttattcaattCTGTTGTAGCATGCCTGGAAAAGTACATCAAAGCACACCCCATCTGGCTGACTGCACTACCTCAAGGAAACTGCCTTTCTCCCATCTGCAAGTTCCTAAGAAGTTACTAATGAAGCAAGCCAGCAGGGCGTACGTGTTAGGCATGGCAGCATGGAGAACAAATAAACATGAGTATTTGGTGCAAGATGCATTCATTGATTCCGTGCTGCATCAACATGTGGCTGCATGCTTGGCCACGTGTAGACACAGCAAGTAAACTCGTTAACCTCAATGGTAAAAGGTTGTCTATAATCACGTTAAGAAGCACGATGTCttatttttgtaaaaaaattgcatGGCTCGACTTTGCGTCCAACACCCATCGTTATCTACCCATTATCTGCCCATCACCCAGCATACACCCGGTATGTCCATCACCCACCGTCCACCCATCATCTGTCCATCACCCaatatccacccaccatccgtccatcatccaccatctgtccaccatccgtccatcatccaccatctgtccaccatccgtccatcacccaccatctgtccaccatgcgtccatcattacccagtaccataatccaccaagatgatgggtagtgggtcccatcatgcccaccattgggcaaattttcaatagggccatcagagttattgcatcccgcgccgtagaaatcgacgcacgtgttttgcGAGCGAAGCAGTAGAcgaagaagacgatgaagaagaggacgaagagagcgtgcgctggatcatgatgatgatcatttccgTCCGCAGCTCACGGGCTAACGGCCGCCTTAAagagctccactgttaaaaaaaaacaaacaaagaaagttGAAGTGATAGTGAGATGACGATGTGGTTTTAATGCGAAACACTATAGGATCTAATAGATCCAAAACGTTTGAGTACGATGGTCCAGGCGTCATTGTTTAAATAGAACCAAAAATGTAAACAAGACACAAGTTCAGGGCAAGATGAAGGATGGAAGTGATGAGAAGTCGATGAGGAGCCGCTTCACTTGAGGTTTCTCGTCATTTTGAAAGCTTTTCGGTGCTCCATCTTGATAGTGATGGCTTCACGCTGCTCTAGTTCCACAAGATATCGATATATGCAGGCGATCAGCAACCCAGCTTCATCATACAGTTAAGAACGCTGCATAGTTCGTCAAATATGATAATGCAATTTCATCCTCACGTTGATTGATTTTCGAGACTACACAATATAGGCGGTGTCATCCCAATGTCATCCATAAAAAAGACATAGCTACCGTGGCTCGatgcgatgcttttttttttatcctacaAACACATATTGATTTACAAGCCACCAAAGTATCCCGAACAGATCTTACAGTCTGTTAGAAAGCTACGTGCAGACTTTCTACACGTTGTTCCCGTTtccttatatatattttttgatgattttaaaaataaacacAACATCGACTTGTTGATTACGTGCAGGCTGCATGCAGTGTATGAAAACAGGGAGAGAGGATCGAAGTGTGGTCGAAGTGTTCGCGTTGCCAGACAATGAAAACGCCGAACTCAACAAAGGTGCACGAGGAGGTACTCGTTTATACAAAACGACATACGTAGCAAACATTTTGGATGATGCCTCAACACTAGACTAAAAGAACTCTACCAAAAGATCGCAAATTCGGGGTTGCTTCATGTATGTGTACATACTTAATCACCAC comes from the Rhipicephalus sanguineus isolate Rsan-2018 chromosome 6, BIME_Rsan_1.4, whole genome shotgun sequence genome and includes:
- the LOC119396942 gene encoding uncharacterized protein LOC119396942 isoform X2, which codes for MQICKGAVLRHHAYSSHAARVSMPGKVHQSTPHLADCTTSRKLPFSHLQVPKKLLMKQASRAYVLGMAAWRTNKHEYLVQDAFIDSVLHQHVAACLATCRHSK
- the LOC119396942 gene encoding uncharacterized protein LOC119396942 isoform X1; translation: MLTQVMQRESDDLSSYTVCTAPTEELGSSMLKEAFGMPGKVHQSTPHLADCTTSRKLPFSHLQVPKKLLMKQASRAYVLGMAAWRTNKHEYLVQDAFIDSVLHQHVAACLATCRHSK